Within the Hevea brasiliensis isolate MT/VB/25A 57/8 chromosome 2, ASM3005281v1, whole genome shotgun sequence genome, the region AATGTCTCAAATCCACCCCACCGACCACGAATCTTTGACACAGCCAGAAAATCACCAGAATGAACATCATCAGGATTAATGATAGTATGCCAGGGCTTGGGACGTATCTCAAATGTGACACCCATGTGCTTCTTAAGAAAAGCTATGTTAGCACTCTGACCCCATGCAGAGTTAGAGAACAAAGGCAAGACATCTATTAAAGAACGCAAGGTCCCAAGCATTCCTGACGGCATGAGAAATACAGAAACCCCATGTTGCTTCACCTGCACAATGATCATGGGAAATGGTATCCTTAACAATTTAAGTTGTAAACAAGAGATTAGAACAAACCATAAAGAACAAAACCATACGTATTCCTGCTCTGCAGGTTCTTCCCATGACTCAAACTTCAGAGTATGCTCTCGAGCAGAAAAGTAATAATCCCAGGAAACTCGATATGGTGTTGCAAAAACATACAAATCCATACAGGTCCAGCTGTGCGCTGCAGATGTCTGTGAAACGGGGGAAAGGAATTATGATGATCGCAAGTTCAACAGGAGGTACTACTGACCAATCAACCATATGCTTATAACTTATACTAGAAATCAGTAGTCTACTAAGAAGATTTCCATTCTAAATGCCAATAAAATGTAAAAGTTAAATATTTGACCCACTGTGCCATTGTTTTGGACCATAAAACCAAAGTATATCCTTTTCTACTATTTTCCTCTGCTGTTTAAGCTACGAAACACTGGGGAATAGAAATATAATACACAAATAGCATCAAATTAACgcataagcatccaatctaaaTACAATAGAAAAAAATAGATAGCAAAAGCAATTTTCAGTAGTTTATACAGCAATTAAAGCATGGAGAAAATCAGCAAGGCAAGAGAAAGCAAACCTTGACATGGAGAACACCGCCTCCCAAGCCAGGTTGATCACGATCACCTTCGGTGAAATCAAGGCGAGCCTCGTTCTCATAAAAGCAAGCTCCTTTCCACTGAATAGAGCCATTTTTGGGAGACACCGATCCAACGAAATACGGCAACAAATCAACAGCGCCATGAAAATTGTTCAGTACAGGCCATGAGATCTGACGTGGCAAGACCGGAAGCACGTCATTAACCCTGAAAGGTACCTTCAAAGCTTCGGCATAAATTGAATCCAACCCTAACCCTAAAAAGCATAATAACACAAAAGACGATAGCGCCAAACGCAATGTCGTTCGAAGCGATATAGACATGGATTAGGTTCGTTTTCAATTGGTGCAACTCTTAGGAAGGGATAGATTGAGTTGcagaaggagaaaaccaagtcagAAATGGAGGAGATTTGGGATTTGGCCCATGTGGATTGAGAGAGAAGGAGTACCTTAACCTAAATTGACCCCTATTCGCGTTGTTCACGATGATTAGTTGCGCCGCTGGAGCAGGAGATGCCAAGACCACGTGGGGCATTTCCTGGTAAACAAGTTTGGTGTGGTTTTTGAAAATGGCATACACCCAAACGAATATTTTCTATTACTAAAAGCAGGAAGGGTTTACGTCTTCGAATCTTGTTCGGACAATATGGACGGTCTCGAACTAAATCAAACAGTAACTAACTCTTGATAATTTACAATCAAGTCAGCATTATCAAATTATAACGCTTGCTTCTCTTTATTGTGAGCATACCCTTCTGAATCTGTCAAGAAATTCATGACATTGTCAGGAAGAGATAGAGGAAATGCTATCAATGTTCGGAATAGTCCGGGAATAGGAGAATGTATCTTCAATGTTGTCCGAATATGACATGATTCTACCAGACTTTGAGGCCTCCACTTCGATATGTCAGGGGACGACCAGCCCTCTCTTTATACTAGAAGGAAAAAGATGCAAGTTAGTGGCGTCATTCCCACCACCATCGGGTCATTTGCTTAGGAACGAACACCTACTCTGCCGCTTTTCAAAAacctaccaaaaaaaaaaaagaaaaataaatttgcaATATCAATCAAAGAGAAACGTCTAAATGGTATCAGTGAGTTGTATAAAGCAAACCCCATTATTAATTACCAGAAGAGTGGCTTCTGGAGTAAAAGTGAAAGGGAAATCGTTCAAGTCATGTACAAGCTTCATTTGTTGCTATAGCTTTCCACACTCTTCTTTATGATCACTCCAATGCGAAATCTAGCGCCAGATTAAACATTTCAACCACTCAAACGAGCCTCCAACGATCAATAAGTGCATTTGAAAAGTTACTTCACCAGAACCTTGTTATAGCAACGAACAATTAAATACATAATGAAACTCGCTAAAATTGGGGTTACCTGATGAGAGATGGAGCAATAAGCAACAGCGCCACCAATCCACCGAGACCGAGTTTGCGAGGAAGTTTTTAGAGGTAAGGGAAGTGATCGCCTCCATTCCTGTACAGCGAGTAAGACACAGCTCTTCTTCTGACATTTGCGTTTGCACACAGCATCAGAAAACGCCGTCGCTTTGCTAGTCAAATTAGAGCTGGCAATGTGAGCCCAGACCCAGTAACGCTTCTCAACCCAATTGTCACTTTCCCAACTGGGGTGTGGGTTACTGGGGCGTCCACATAGGTGTATTGCcaaaatgaaatgatttaattTCAATCCATTGGTTAAATAAATTTGATACATTTCTTTTTCAATTGATAcactaaaaaaattattagaaattttCAATGAAAGATTCCTTTccctttaattaaaaaaataaataaatgaaagatTTCAAGTTGAAAATTCTGCGCAATGAATGTGACATCATAATAAGAAAATGTATTTTTCATTTTACATGTATATAAaaaatttggaaattatttttagaaattaataataaaaaatacattgcTAATAATGCCAACCATTCCAGCGAAATTAAACAAGATATAGACAGCCATTAAAGAAGGCACGTTACTTAGTGAGTTCTCATATAGATTTGAATAGCTAGCTTTAAAGAATGTGGAGTGACTGGACATGCAAAAAGGGACCAAACTTCTGTCCAATGCATGCTTCCTTATTAGGTTTGATGACCTCAAGAGATCCCatccaaaataaaatactaatataATCAATCATCTACTATTTGAGATTAATAAGTGAAGCTTGCCAGATTCGGGTACTTCTTTTCATTTCCCCACTTCTCTCCAATCAAACCCAACATTTATTAGTTTTATTGGTTAAACAAAATTCACCTTCGTAAACGAGAGGATCAATGACCTCATTCTCATTAAACGTGGCAATAATCAATATTAAAAAGATAATTTCTTATTAATCACTATACTATTACAGGAGTGAACATCCAattcgaatcgaatcgaattaaattataaaaattaaattatatattttaaaaatcgaaccgaattaaaattaataaaaaccaaATCAAATAGAATTGCTCTATTTCGATTCGGTTAGATTTAAATCGatttgttttgatttttgattgattttttaatttagacttgattttcaagttatttgatataattttgactttggtttgaacctaataaccattaatcaataaaattaaacaatttatatatatataattaaatataattcataaattcctcataaaaataaatcaattcaaaaatcgatttgatttgattgaatatataaaattattattcagtttggtttggtttaatcaatttttttatcttcaaaatcgaatcgaactaaaataactgaaatttttataatataaaatcgaatcaaactgattaaaatttaaaatcaaacatATTGAAACAaattgattcgattcgatttttttgtTTGAATCGAAATATGCTCACCCCTACACTGTCATACCTAATTAGGTGGTGTTGATACGAAGTACTCGAACTTATAtaagaataaatttattaatcattatacattttaattaattttgcatatatatagtataaatatttaatttaattattattaaatttattttcatatgaaTTCTTACCTAATTTCGTTATCTTAATGAAATCTTACCGTTAATTAATTATAGTGATTTCAAAATCAAAGGGATTCATTACTTAGTGCTTAATCTATACATCAACATATTAATAGTACTATTGGCATATCCTTTGTTGTCCCTTCAAAATCCTCTATAGTATATGAAAAGATGTGGGTTTTGGTATCTCAATATTTCTTGATCTGATTAGCTGTTTGATAAAAGGGAGAAAGATCCGTAGCTCCTAAGGTGTTGCCACCACAAGAAACAAGAAAAAAAGATGCCCAAAATCAAGACTTAATTTTTGCAAAAGGAGATGCCATAACCAAATctctcaagaaaaaaaaaaaagttgatttctcacttttttttttctttaaaaaggtGTTCTTGGAtttcttagaaaaaaaaaaaagatcttgGAAGATAAAATTCAAGAGCTAGTTTCATCTTTTTCTAGCGGTGGCCGTAGAGAGTCCATGATCCTCTTTCAACCCTAATATTTATGGATGATCGGATCTTGTCCGTATAGTTAATTCAGTTGGTCGGCCATGACTCCAATGATCCCCATATATACAAAGGCCCATCATACTGAAACACATTATCAAGATACAGTTGCGAGATATATACAGTGATGACCCCACAAATACTcaagaaatttaaatttgtgGGTCCTGCCATACACCGATTCTGTTAGACTAcaagaatatttttttttatttgcatttaagtattctattaaaattatataaaattaaaattcttttattattttaatttaatttttactattgaaaacaataatatattataaataagtAGAATTTTTTGAAATATAAATGATAAATCCTatataaatataagaaaaaatGATTATACACCGAAAATAACAAATAATTTTCCAAGATTTGATGAGCAGTGGTATGAATATatagaaaacaaaggaaaagtcCAAGCATGAAAAAGGCCGTTTTGGTCCCATCCAAAGATTTCTATGGGACTCCCAAATCTCTTCATTCTCTTTCTCTTGTCGCGTCTGCTTCTGCCAATTTCCACTTCGCTACTTTGAATTTTCCTTCGCACTGCGATataccttttttcttttttacagTTCCACTTCACCGTTTTACTGTCACCGGAAAATGTAAAATACTAAAAACCAATAttcttattataaaattttaagtcacgATTAAATATCTCAAATCAGGATTTTGCATctcttaattatataattaacaaTCAGAATGAATCACAATTAAATCTTTCatgatttattaaaattaattaactaattcattttttaaattaaaaagataatagaatataactttttttttttttttgtattgtttgccatgaaaaggaaacagaGGACGGTGGCAACAGAGCACGAGGTAGCACATGGAAGGTAAGATATGAGGGATCAGAGTTGGCTTAGAAGAGCAGCGAAGGGATTCTGTTGTCGTGTCTTTATTATAGCAAATAGCGAAGCAACGGTGCTGTGGTGAGGGAAATTTGTAAACAGATAGCTGTTAAAATGCCGACCGTCGAAGAAAGAAAAGCTTTCTGCTTTCAACTCTTTTTGATGCCGTCGGTTCGGGTTCCGTGTATGTCATTTCCCTACTCGGATCCATTGACCTGCGGTCAACTCCCTCATCCATCCCGACCATTGCCAATCACTAGCTCGCATCCCAATATTTATACACTTTACCCACCTAATTAAATCTCGCGAGACACGAACACATGTGCCGAGATATTGGGGTTTCTTTCGCCTCGATTTGGAGATCGCATTCGCGCCAAAGTGGATTTCAGAATCTCAGCGTTAAGGCCttcaattttataatattaattattgttaATAAATAAAGCAAATTTCTTAGAGAGAGAAAGCAAAGATTtgattttgagagagagagagagagagagagagagatacgaGACGGTAGGACGCTAATTGACACTGATACACAGCAACTCATCGTATAAAAGCCAAGGTTCCATCCCTCTAACGCGCCTGGTTTCGGTTGTTGCCTCTGCTTCCTGCGCAAGTTACGGAATCTGACGTTCTTCTCTTTTCTGCTATGGCTAGGAACGGCGTCGTTTCCATGCATTGGAGGTCGGAGAAGATCGATGGCTTTGATCTCTCACCTCCTGATGATGAACAAGTACACGTTTTAGCAGTGGATGATAGTCTAGTTGATCGTAAAGTCATTGAACGTTTGCTCAAAATCTCATGTTGCAAAGGTTGGTCTCTTGATTTTTGTTCTAAGAATTACAACttccctttttaattttttaggtaCTGGGTTCTGAATGAAATTTTGTGGTACAGTGACTGCAGTGGATAGTGGAATTAGAGCTCTGCAATTCCTGGGATTAGATGAAGAGAAGAGCTCGTCTGTTGGTTTCGATGTGAGTGAACTGAACTTCTATTATTTTTCACTTAATTGAGCTCAATTGTGCCTTCTCATTTGATCCTCCAATTTATTATCCTCTTCTGATTGCTTAGTTGTTTATGGTTTCAGGACTTGAAGGTGGATCTAATTATCACAGACTACTGCATGCCTGGAATGACTGGTTACGAGTTGCTCAAGAAAATCAAGGTATCAACATTTATCAATTTCTCTGTTTTTAAACAGAATTCTCAAGAGAGAACTGTTCCTGCCATTTCATTTTCTGTGCTAAGCAGGAATCGTCCACTTTCAGAGAAATTCCGGTAGTGATAATGTCATCGGAGAACGTCATGGCTCGAATCGACCGGTATTTAATCAATTGAACTCACTCTTAGTTTGCATCTGCCTAAAACTCAAATTCCCTGGAAATGTGAAATTAATAACTTTGTTTATAGTTTAACAGGTGTTTGGAGGAAGGAGCAGAGGACTTCATAGTAAAACCGGTGAAATTATCAGACGTGAAACGATTAAGAGATTACATGACCGCCAGAGAGTTCAGAGTGAAGAACCAACAAATAGGCAACAACAACAACATCAAGAACAACAATAAGAGGAGGTTAAGAGAGACTTGCGATCTCTCTTCATCGCCACTGTCCATGTTATTTTCATCATCATCACCATCGCCTTCACTGTCACCATCATCTCTATCTTCTCCATCGTCTCCATCGCCCTGTCTATCACCGTTACCATCACCGCCGATACTGTCATATTCGGCGCCTTGTTCTCCCACTTCCTTAGATTCTCCTACCAGACGGCTGAAAATGAGCAGCTCCGATTAGATCCTTTATTGCCTCATCAAACCCAACTATTTTTATTTactttacaaattaaaaaaaaaaaaattttgcaatGTCAGCAATTCTCCGTTAATTTAACGGTTTTTGTTGCTTTTTTGCTCTAGCCTTTTTTAGTGCATTTGTTTATGTTGTTGATTAGTACGATATTAAATTTGAATACTCGATTAATCAGCTAATCAAAACGATGAAGATGAATGAAGTGGGTTTGCGTTTAGGAAATGGACAAATGGCAAATGTAAAATGGGGTTGTGCTTGCGCAGGTTGTCTGCTAGAAGGAATATTTGGAATGGGATTGTGTTTGTGGATGATTTGTTGGGGATGTTCGCTTGAGAAGAAGGGGCTGGGTGGTGTGGGGTATTGGGTGGAACCACAGCCTTTGTCTGGTTGTCTCTCCTAAGAGAACTAGTATACTTTGCCTTTGCTCTGCTATCAAGGGGCCTAATAATCTTGGTTTGTGCGTTGGACCCCTACATGAAAGAGAGATGTGGGGTGGTGGAACAAATTGTGAGTTGCTTGAAGAAAAGGTTATTTATTTCCTAGCCAACCAAGTGAGCTTTTTTGGTTTGATCCTTGCGTTTAACTGCTAGTTCTAGCATTTAACTTTcttttcgtttttttttttgaacttcgTTTCGGTTTACAAGATGCAagtaaaaagaaattaattagcaTTTAATGCATTCTAGTTCACAAGATACGTAAAGATTTTCTTTCAATGCATCAAAAAAATGTTATGAATATGTATTTTGATAATACAAACCACAAAGTagatatttaatcattatattcTAAACTGTTAAatgtcaattttaattagaattagATTGATTTTTATGcacttttaaaaaatataaaaagtgaaaggtctcaatttttcatttatcaatatagtagagttattattattattattttcgtttaatttgtttatttattttaatcttAAAGAAATATTTTGGAGATCATAGAAATATTAAGAAACTTCATTAAATATACATAAGTGATATGATACACATTATACTATATAATAATGTCATAGGTAATAATTTTCTTGGCAAGAACCAAGACACATCACATGCAACATCATTTGTTTTCGAATTGCGAATCATGTAAATAATTTTCTCATGCTTGTTTAGATAGTTGAAACTTGCACacttgtacatataattgaactTGATTTTGGGTTGGCCCCCAAATGTCTTTCTTTAGCTTATTTTACAAAACTCTGTGTAAAAGAAttaagaaattttggaataagaattctgatgtttattgtcctagaaatcaaagatatatataaaaaaattacagctaacaaataggttcTTAATCAAACTAAACTAtcaaaattgtatcagaatcatacaacaaaaggtaagaacagatatgTACACAAAAAATCTtaaacaaatgccctaaataaatgcaaaataagtggcagctaacagctgcctttccaatacccccctcaagttggagcatggagATCTCGAATACCCAACTTGCGAAGAAGAAAGTCAAACTGATTATTTCCCAACGCCTTTGTGAAGATATCCGCAAGTTGTATTGAACTACGTACATAATCTGTTCGAATGTTACCATTCAATATCTCATCACAGATAAAATGACAGTCCACTTCAATATGTTTGGTACGTTCATGATAGACAGGATTAGCAGTTATATGCAAAGCTGTCTGACTATCAcaatacaaattcataggttcagtTTGCGCCACACCAAGAGAATTCAATAATCCTTTCAACCATTTAAGTTTACAAGTTGTAGTACTCATAGACCGATATTCAGCTTCAGCGGATGAGCGAGACACTGTCTGTTGCTTTTTAGTCTTCCACGAGATAGGGGATTCACCCAAAGGAACAAAATAACCGGTCAAAGACCGTCTCGTCAAAGGATAGTTAGCCCAATCAGAATCACAGTAAGCAGATAATTTGAGATCACAATTGGCATAAAGTAGTATACCCTGACCTGGATTTCCTTTCAAATAATGCACAACTCTAACATCTGCCTCCCAATGAGTTTTCTTCGGTTGTTGCATGAACTGAGTAAGAATATGCACACAATAAGACAACTCGGGCCGAGTTATTATTAGATAAATAAGCTGTCCCACCAAACGCCTATACTGAGTAGGGTCATCCACATCATCACTCTCGGTAAGGGCCAGCTTGTGATTTTGTTAGTTTTAGCCAGCTTGCAACCCAATAATCCAACTTCTGAAATTACATCCAACGCATACTTACGTTGACACAAGAAAATACCATTCGAGTTTCTGGCTACTTCAATCCCTAAGAAAAATTTCAGCTTCCCCAAGTCTTTCATATGAAAGCAATGACTcaaatagttcttgaatttttgtaCAGTAGAAACATCATCGCTGGAGATAATAAggtcatccacataaataagcACATTCAATTGAACAGTCCCAGCTCGAAAAGTGAACAAAGAGTAATCTGAATATGATTGCTGAAATCCATAAGCTTTCAGAGATGCAGCCAATTTCGCAAACCAACATCTAGGTGCTTGCCGCAAACCGTGTAGAGATTTCCGGAGTTTACAAACCTTCCCTGGTGATTGAGAAGCAAATCTAGGCGGCATCTTCATGTAAACCTCTTCCTGTAAATCACTATGTAAGAAAGCATTTTGGACATCCATCTGATGGAGTTCCCAATTCTTTGCAGCCGCAATGGCAAGAAAGGTGCGCACAGTAACCATTTTTGCTGTAGGAGCAAAAGTCTCCTGATAATCTATGCCTTCAACTTGATTATTTCCCAATATCACTAATCGCGCCTTGTATCATTCAACACTTTCAtcagaattgtatttaattttgtatacccacttgcttcctattgctttcttcccaaatggcagattttcaactgtccatataccattatcctccaaagcctgtatttcttttctcatagccACTCTTCACCGTTCATCCTTAACTGCTTCTGCATAAGAGCTTGGTTCATGTCCTGTAGTAATGTTTGCCAAAAAACATCGGTGTTGTgaagagaatttatcataacCCACATAATGTGCTATAGAGTAAGGCGTACTTGAGGAATCAGATTGGGAAGGTGAGCATACCGAGGGGTTTGTTTTGATGGCATTTGTCACATAATCCTTCAAACGAACACTAGGTTGCTTAGCCCTTTGTCCCTTACCTAGTTGCTCTTCAACAACTTCACCTCTATCCACTCCCTCACTGTTTTCATGGATCAATTCTTTCGTTTTAGGATTCACCTCACTTTCTCTACCCACACTTTCATCGTGCTCCTTTCCTAAGTTGTTTTCTAAACCATCAACTTCATCACCCAACTCCTCAACTCCATTCTTAATGAGTTCATCACCCATTGTTTTCTCATTTGCATATGGAAATTCTGTTTTAGCGAATACCACGTCTCTTGATACAAAGTATTCTTTAGTTTCCAAATCATACAATctccatcccttcttttcaaatggatACCCAACAAAAATACACCTACGACTTCTACTATCAAATTTATCTTTATCCCGATTCAAATTATACGCATAGCACAAACAACCGAAAATCCGAACGTGTTTGTAAGAAGGTACTTTCCCAAAGAGCATCTCATATGGGGTTTTACCATTTAATAACATAGATGGAGTCCTATTAATCAAATACCCGGCTGCAAGTACACATTCTCCCCAAAATTCTATGGGTAAATTTGCTTAGAAACGCAAGGCTCTTGTCAcattaagaatatggcgatgttttctttccactcggccattttgttgaggtgttcctacacaggaagtctgatgcaatatcccttgttcatcaaaatattctttcaagcacataaattca harbors:
- the LOC110643344 gene encoding two-component response regulator ARR5 isoform X1 gives rise to the protein MARNGVVSMHWRSEKIDGFDLSPPDDEQVHVLAVDDSLVDRKVIERLLKISCCKVTAVDSGIRALQFLGLDEEKSSSVGFDDLKVDLIITDYCMPGMTGYELLKKIKESSTFREIPVVIMSSENVMARIDRCLEEGAEDFIVKPVKLSDVKRLRDYMTAREFRVKNQQIGNNNNIKNNNKRRLRETCDLSSSPLSMLFSSSSPSPSLSPSSLSSPSSPSPCLSPLPSPPILSYSAPCSPTSLDSPTRRLKMSSSD
- the LOC110643344 gene encoding two-component response regulator ARR5 isoform X2; the protein is MARNGVVSMHWRSEKIDGFDLSPPDDEQVHVLAVDDSLVDRKVIERLLKISCCKVTAVDSGIRALQFLGLDEEKSSSVGFDDLKVDLIITDYCMPGMTGYELLKKIKRNSGSDNVIGERHGSNRPFNRCLEEGAEDFIVKPVKLSDVKRLRDYMTAREFRVKNQQIGNNNNIKNNNKRRLRETCDLSSSPLSMLFSSSSPSPSLSPSSLSSPSSPSPCLSPLPSPPILSYSAPCSPTSLDSPTRRLKMSSSD
- the LOC110643344 gene encoding two-component response regulator ARR5 isoform X3 codes for the protein MHWRSEKIDGFDLSPPDDEQVHVLAVDDSLVDRKVIERLLKISCCKVTAVDSGIRALQFLGLDEEKSSSVGFDDLKVDLIITDYCMPGMTGYELLKKIKESSTFREIPVVIMSSENVMARIDRCLEEGAEDFIVKPVKLSDVKRLRDYMTAREFRVKNQQIGNNNNIKNNNKRRLRETCDLSSSPLSMLFSSSSPSPSLSPSSLSSPSSPSPCLSPLPSPPILSYSAPCSPTSLDSPTRRLKMSSSD